One stretch of Harmonia axyridis chromosome 1, icHarAxyr1.1, whole genome shotgun sequence DNA includes these proteins:
- the LOC123676793 gene encoding uncharacterized protein LOC123676793, whose protein sequence is MSLKVFALAWIGIVAGFSQTPFPPLTITRQNNGDLITLPNPNHVCNDDFCIGLTSGTGSFDKSDNKGCTCQCHSYLPAFREDLNICVDDIQETSLAPFVGGSTSQLIPFVFLPLKGQLIYPSKEIGFTGLDTPVCVVSKAKFLTTRGWMDLRNPINSDVPFRLYRDEGRSFLQWDGEADLRLRLSGRMILVYFKCREATESQTPNAKISSPSVAFRVVGTPENNLNPYNISEVSFMSNAQTSVDNGGSLTISEYVAIGVCSILLGLIYVASVFLYLHIRKRNRMKSTSKSKDNLNHDPHSMAEEGIIKNNPLLGLSAHFQPPGSEGTRSDDEGHSDIMCPEERIIHSQLASVIIHPQQTFPKLRSNHNEFTIQETSSIERLPEENVSIVETLEGREDKSDDSRTPNGSMRKKLYFNPAYFEPHLLVAPPPAAIEFLQKIREVISIAKQKMEAKRFVPSLLGIPEEDYGMSVHSYDFNPPSRAGSIISLKRENSRRKSCTGCPGCQSNNSRPKLSEHPIVTSCSNCLVLTQDTKQRNIRKWLEDIPTIKNSEVSPQQNQTVSIMSPKRIRSPSRNNPSLQSARPITRSVSKKEMRRVSLKDKQSPTRSLSPDFGSSKTPMSPHLSPDKASESDCSGSETYTKTRTRRRQSSKIKKPKMPPPLPPSGCKSATECIENIYDTVANENGKPILGEKLNIPRDTKIPTITKKNMNAVIEEFAVSNGINKRLSNVHTDYEADSLERPFKRGVTPTDYTDLSSSQPSPSLSSALPLDEEMTMRNAVISTTTGNRSASKLPSGNSNSASDTENEYELIVLRKGNNLYKLPEILQRNKGYSLVSEVYVNNGYNYNSSPSSPSDSNSSTMDKRELKVCYGLENQPGKLMIEVEDCLDNYIPVNDSDSFEPDTLDRKPSKKYDRSTETYVDSLERPQQILLRTTGSFRKDNTINQTLNTFNRNFGSLREIYEARTRGKAAENLFRIRTEEEKLLTLEERHSRRQRQTVQPDVIPPPPHDNTPVYDYPKPPRKLLLSDSLTNKPPLPPKNGKNRSANSKTSDKKPSSVGIPDKTVDLIMVKSEQCDITNKRLLSSSDPLILKRETGEPMTNLQSRIDTELKKNWLENERNAKNRNKNEKTNTEALMVTSKKSTNVKRAWQKYVDSTGRGKTEDSGYLSTDSNESRAVSATSRTGSQNDRGSETDESLGDGHSESGGESIETHSVFFGRFRKSDYLTISLDSGVDTDQKSRDTSFAIVDDINLHSSDSEHASYATVVPLESTSTITSN, encoded by the exons GCTTAGATACGCCAGTATGTGTGGTGTCAAAAGCCAAATTTTTGACCACAAGAGGTTGGATGGATCTCAGAAATCCCATCAACAGTGATGTACCATTCCGTTTATACAGAGATGAGGGGCGAAGTTTTCTACAG TGGGATGGAGAAGCAGACTTAAGACTGAGGCTTTCTGGCCGCATGATATTAGTTTATTTTAAATGTAGAGAAGCAACTGAAAGCCAAACTCCAAATGCAAAAATTTCATCACCATCTGTAGCGTTTAGAGTAGTTGGTACGCCTGAGAATAACTTGAACCCTTACA ATATAAGTGAAGTATCATTTATGTCTAATGCCCAGACATCAGTAGATAATGGAGGTAGTTTAACCATCTCAGAGTACGTCGCTATTGGAGTCTGCTCAATACTTTTAGGATTGATCTATGTTGCCTCCGTATTCCTCTATTTGCACATTAGAAAGAGGAACCGAATGAAATCCACAAGCAAATCAAAAGATAATCTTAATCACGATCCTCATTCTATGGCGGAAGAAGGAATAATAAAGAATAACCCACTGTTAGGATTGTCTGCTCATTTTCAACCACCAGGCAGTGAAGGTACCAGAAGTGACGACGAAGGGCACTCTGATATTATGTGTCCTGAAGAAAGAATAATTCAT tCACAGCTAGCATCAGTAATCATCCATCCTCAGCAAACATTCCCGAAATTGAGGTCAAATCATAACGAATTTACTATTCAAGAAACTTCCTCCATTGAACGATTACCCGAGGAGAATGTTTCGATTGTTGAAACATTGGAAGGGAGGGAAGATAAGTCTGATGACTCTAGGACACCAAACGGatcaatgagaaaaaaactttatttcaatCCCGCATATTTTGAACCTCATCTCCTCGTG gCTCCTCCACCGGCAGCCATAGAATTTCTGCAGAAGATAAGAGAGGTTATCTCGATTGCTAAACAGAAAATGGAAGCGAAAAGATTTGTACCTTCTTTGTTAGGAATCCCAGAAGAAGATTATGGCATGAGTGTTCATTCATATGATTTCAATCCCCCTAGTAGGGCGGGAAGTATAATAAGTTTAAAAAGAGAAAATAGCAGAAGAAAATCTTGCACTGGATGTCCAGGATGTCAATCCAATAATTCACGACCTAAACTTTCAGAGCATCCGATAGTAACGTCTTGCAGCAATTGTTTAGTTCTAACGCAAGATACGAAGCAGAGGAATATAAGGAAATGGTTGGAAGATATACCAACGATCAAAAATTCGGAAGTCTCCCCTCAACAAAACCAGACAGTTTCAATAATGAGTCCTAAACGAATACGCTCTCCTTCGAGAAATAACCCATCCCTACAATCTGCTAGACCAATAACACGTTCTGTTAGCAAGAAAGAAATGAGAAGAGTTAGTTTGAAGGATAAACAATCTCCAACCAGATCCCTCTCACCAGACTTTGGCAGCTCTAAAACACCTATGTCTCCCCATTTATCACCAGATAAAGCTTCAGAAAGTGATTGTTCAGGTTCTGAAACCTATACTAAGACGAGAACGAGAAGACGCCAaagtagtaaaataaaaaaacctaAAATGCCACCGCCTCTACCACCTAGTGGATGTAAATCTGCTACAGAATGCATAGAAAATATTTATGATACCGTTGCCAATGAAAACGGTAAGCCTATTTTAGGGGAAAAACTTAACATTCCACGTGATACAAAGATTCCAACAATCACTAAGAAAAATATGAATGCTGTTATAGAAGAATTTGCAGTTTCCAATGGTATCAATAAAAGGTTAAGTAATGTTCACACGGATTACGAGGCTGATAGCTTGGAAAGACCATTTAAAAGGGGTGTCACGCCAACGGATTATACAGACTTGTCGTCTTCTCAACCAAGTCCAAGTTTGAGTTCAGCATTACCTTTGGATGAGGAAATGACTATGAGGAATGCTGTAATAAGTACTACAACAGGAAATAGATCGGCTTCGAAATTGCCATCGGGTAATAGTAACAGTGCTTCAGATACTGAAAATGAATATGAACTAATAGTTCTGAGGAAAGGTAATAATTTGTATAAGCTCCCAGAAATATTACAGAGGAACAAAGGTTACAGTCTAGTGAGTGAAGTTTATGTAAATAACGGTTATAACTATAATAGTTCTCCTTCATCACCAAGCGATTCCAACAGTTCAACTATGGATAAACGTGAACTGAAAGTATGTTATGGTTTGGAAAATCAACCAGGAAAACTGATGATTGAAGTTGAGGATTGCCTTGATAATTATATTCCTGTGAATGACTCTGATAGTTTTGAACCGGATACTTTGGATAGAAAACCTTCGAAAAAATACGACAGATCTACAGAAACATACGTTGATTCTTTAGAACGACCGCAACAGATTCTACTGAGAACAACAGGGAGTTTCAGGAAGGACAATACCATTAATCAAACGTTGAATACTTTCAATCGAAATTTTGGAAGTTTGAGAGAGATCTATGAGGCAAGGACTAGAGGAAAGGCCGCTGAGAATTTGTTCAGGATAAGAACTGAGGAAGAAAAGTTGTTGACTCTAGAAGAGAGACATAGCAGAAGACAGAGACAAACTGTACAACCTGATGTTATACCACCTCCCCCTCATGATAACACCCCCGTTTATGATTATCCGAAGCCTCCTCGCAAATTACTACTATCTG atagCTTGACAAACAAGCCTCCGTTACCGCCAAAAAACGGGAAGAACAGGAGTGCCAATTCCAAAACATCCGATAAGAAGCCAAGCTCTGTTGGTATTCCTGATAAAACGGTAGATTTGATTATGGTCAAATCCGAACAATGCGATATAACAAATAAAAGACTCTTGTCTAGTTCAGATCCCCTCATTCTGAAACGAGAAACTGGTGAACCTATGACGAACCTGCAGTCAAGGATAGACAcagagttgaaaaaaaattggttggaAAATGAACGGAATgcaaaaaatagaaataagaaTGAAAAAACCAACACTGAAGCTTTGATGGTAACTTCCAAAAAGTCAACGAATGTGAAGAGAGCTTGGCAAAAGTATGTGGATTCCACAGGAAGAGGAAAAACAGAAGATTCAGGTTACCTCAGTACAGATTCAAATGAGTCCAGAGCCGTATCCGCTACTAGTAGAACAGGAAGTCAAAATGATAGAG GGAGCGAAACAGATGAGAGTCTTGGAGATGGACATAGCGAGTCTGGGGGTGAAAGCATAGAAACTCATTCCGTTTTTTTCGGACGTTTCCGAAAATCTGACTACCTAACTATCTCCttagacagtggtgtagatacCGATCAAAAATCGAGAGACACAAGTTTCGCCATTGTGGATGATATAAATCTACATAGTAGCGATTCAGAGCATGCCAGTTATGCCACTGTAGTTCCTTTAGAGAGTACAAGTACCATAACATCTAATTAA